A stretch of Salvelinus alpinus chromosome 4, SLU_Salpinus.1, whole genome shotgun sequence DNA encodes these proteins:
- the LOC139574737 gene encoding protocadherin-20-like, with the protein MNWALLLQNVLVTVHLRQILCYGSVRISVPEEQEAGVRVGSIGSTFPPLYQLLTQFYLRVDQETGEVYTTDNRMDREALCPDQPQAGECIVPHDAIVGPEAELVKFTVVVEDINDHAPHFDNTEIHLSVSEDVAVGTSFLLDDQAEDRDMGRNGRLQYHLEGAGGFFSVTVEEEAAILFLVVRQGLDREKQDLHEMTVVATDCGSTPLSATATLFIKVTDVNDNCPKFTLDSTQKVVITADTPRDTVVARVRATDLDLGPNAAITYSLSPKVSERARELFSLNSHTGLISLRGDLRDRHSDSVSDRGEEVVLKVLASGPHCPPADTQVTVSLLPAPYQENSIKIRFIAEHQNQTIVLQENQPPTVLALLELPGDTSSVRGSSYLFIEGEVPFSLSLQNGKYLLSTSKPLDYEVKSEYHVSVVMRGGVEEPAAQGFPRRVIQVRVVDVNDNAPQFLQSHYMIDIEENNPPGVSLLRVRAQDADSGQNGQVTYKLGRPSHTAAAIALYRIDQNTGQLTVSVPLDREQQDVHRLTVVARDNGFPPLESSVMVTITVLDQNDNAPVFLTPHFIFFIPENIPPLSRVGKVGVSDVDAGLNGEVEVRVVNSSVGPFVIDNAQGTLRCMADIDREKQDRYELDLFATDNGRPSPLTSIARVTVFIEDVNDNQPQVILPSSNLSCLTVSTGTTTGTMVTKIYAIDKDSGLNSEITYTIAAREPPGTSPSSHHHGDSSSSPFQLDARSGNVTLAQRLMGKDLGMHHLFIVVTDGGKPAPLHTTVWVNLLVNDTLEPCHLDTMPRSLPYRLAQTPSETPSEMPVCDRHVQLILLLGLGMMVASLCLFLVTVVLYMKQRKTSRGEPQQRRGINEENQIPLRISERYYSGEEL; encoded by the coding sequence GATGGACCGAGAGGCCCTGTGTCCTGACCAACCCCAGGCTGGGGAGTGTATCGTCCCACACGACGCCATCGTGGGCCCTGAGGCAGAGCTGGTGAAGTTCACGGTGGTCGTAGAGGACATCAATGACCACGCTCCTCACTTTGACAACACTGAGATCCATCTGAGTGTCTCTGAGGATGTGGCTGTAGGGACCAGTTTCTTATTGGACGACCAAGCAGAGGACAGAGACATGGGACGTAACGGACGGCTGCAGTACCACCTAGAGGGAGCCGGTGGGTTTTTCAGTGTGACAGTAGAAGAAGAAGCAGCCATTTTGTTTTTGGTTGTGCGACAAGGACTAGACCGCGAGAAGCAGGATCTTCATGAGATGACTGTAGTGGCAACAGACTGTGGTTCTACCCCACTAAGCGCCACAGCAACGTTATTCATAAAAGTGACTGACGTGAACGATAACTGCCCAAAGTTTACCCTGGACAGCACCCAGAAGGTGGTTATTACAGcggacacacccagagacacagTAGTAGCCAGGGTCAGAGCCACAGACCTAGACCTGGGCCCCAACGCTGCCATTACCTACTCCCTCAGCCCCAAGGTCTCAGAACGGGCCAGGGAACTCTTCAGTCTGAACAGTCACACTGGCCTGATCAGCCTGAGAGGAGACCTCAGAGACCGCCACAGTGACAGTGTTagtgacaggggagaggaggtggtGTTGAAAGTGTTAGCCAGCGGCCCCCACTGCCCCCCTGCAGACACTCAGGTAACCGTATCCCTGCTCCCTGCGCCATACCAGGAGAATAGCATAAAGATCAGGTTCATAGCAGAGCATCAAAACCAGACGATAGTGTTGCAGGAAAACCAGCCCCCCACTGTCTTGGCTTTGCTAGAGCTACCGGGGGATACTAGTAGTGTTAGAGGCTCATCGTATCTCTTCATTGAAGGAGAGGTGCCGTTCTCTTTGAGCCTGCAGAATGGCAAATACCTCCTGTCGACATCAAAGCCCTTAGACTACGAGGTGAAGAGTGAATATCATGTTTCTGTAGTGATGCGTGGTGGTGTTGAAGAGCCTGCAGCTCAGGGCTTCCCCAGGAGAGTGATCCAGGTTAGGGTGGTGGATGTGAATGATAATGCTCCACAGTTTCTCCAGAGTCACTATATGATAGACATAGAGGAGAATAACCCTCCTGGGGTGTCTCTGCTGAGAGTCAGGGCGCAGGATGCAGACAGCGGGCAGAACGGGCAGGTCACCTACAAACTGGGTCGACCGTCACACACGGCTGCAGCAATAGCCCTTTATAGAATCGACCAGAACACAGGTCAGCTGACAGTTTCTGTACCCCTGGACAGGGAACAACAGGATGTTCACAGACTGACAGTTGTAGCCAGAGATAACGGCTTTCCTCCATTAGAGTCCTCTGTGATGGTGACAATCACCGTCCTGGACCAGAATGATAATGCTCCTGTCTTCCTCACCCCTCACTTCATCTTCTTCATCCCTGAGAATATACCTCCCCTATCCCGGGTGGGGAAGGTGGGGGTATCGGACGTGGACGCAGGGCTTAACGGGGAGGTGGAGGTGAGGGTGGTGAACAGCAGTGTCGGCCCCTTCGTCATAGACAACGCCCAGGGGACGCTGCGCTGCATGGCCGATATCGACCGCGAGAAACAGGACCGCTACGAATTAGATCTCTTCGCCACCGACAACGGGCGCCCGTCACCTCTGACCTCCATTGCCAGGGTAACTGTGTTCATCGAGGATGTCAACGACAACCAGCCCCAGGTCATCCTACCCAGCAGCAACCTGTCGTGTCTCACCGTCTCCACGGGGACCACCACGGGCACCATGGTAACCAAGATCTACGCCATCGACAAGGACTCAGGGTTAAACTCGGAGATCACATACACCATTGCAGCGCGGGAACCACCGGGCACCTCTCCATCATCCCATCACCACGGTGACAGCAGCAGCAGTCCCTTCCAGCTAGATGCTCGGTCCGGTAACGTGACCTTAGCCCAGAGACTCATGGGTAAGGACCTGGGGATGCACCACCTGTTCATCGTGGTGACTGACGGTGGGAAACCAGCGCCCCTCCACACCACCGTCTGGGTTAACCTGCTGGTCAACGACACCTTGGAACCATGCCACCTGGACACCATGCCCAGATCCCTGCCCTACAGACTGGCACAGACGCCCTCCGAAACACCCTCCGAGATGCCCGTCTGCGACAGACACGTTCAGTTGATCCTGCTGCTAGGCCTGGGCATGATGGTGGCCTCGCTCTGTCTGTTTCTGGTGACGGTTGTTTTATACATGAAACAGAGGAAGACATCTAGAGGGGAACCACAGCAGAGGAGGGGGATAAATGAGGAGAATCAGATTCCTCTACGCATTTCGGAGAGATATTACTCAGGAGAAGAGTTATAA